A window of bacterium contains these coding sequences:
- a CDS encoding GNAT family N-acetyltransferase, which yields MKFKSIVGLEKDHDRSSFSCGVQSLDNFLLHNALRQNKSGHTRTFVAIADDNKTVLGYYCLAAGAVESALFPKPMDHPYNEVPIVLVGRLAIRKDFQHQGLGTTLLIDALLRALNVADSDIGCHAVEVDALDPTVVDWYKRFGFESLEDGERHLYLPIAQIRKLSEKW from the coding sequence TTGAAGTTTAAGTCCATCGTGGGATTAGAAAAAGATCATGACCGTTCTTCGTTTTCGTGCGGTGTGCAGAGCCTCGATAACTTCCTTTTACATAATGCTTTGCGACAGAATAAGAGTGGGCATACGCGGACATTTGTAGCAATAGCCGATGACAATAAAACTGTTCTCGGCTATTACTGTTTAGCTGCGGGAGCAGTTGAAAGCGCTCTTTTCCCCAAACCAATGGATCATCCATATAATGAAGTGCCAATCGTCTTGGTGGGCCGCTTAGCAATCCGGAAGGATTTCCAACATCAAGGTCTGGGAACTACCCTCCTAATCGATGCTCTCTTAAGAGCATTGAACGTAGCGGACAGTGATATTGGATGTCATGCTGTAGAAGTCGATGCTCTCGACCCTACGGTTGTGGATTGGTATAAACGTTTTGGTTTTGAAAGCTTAGAAGACGGTGAAAGACACCTTTACTTGCCGATTGCTCAAATAAGAAAACTGTCGGAAAAGTGGTAA
- a CDS encoding DUF1778 domain-containing protein: MKTTSAAGRLECRLAPDVKRVVELASAELGITITAFAVQAIYERAQEVLKEKSRRVLSDEHAKQFLQILSENTVPNQTLIEAANNYKKVMSGEKVIEV, from the coding sequence ATGAAGACTACAAGTGCAGCGGGAAGACTTGAGTGTAGGTTAGCTCCGGATGTAAAGCGCGTTGTTGAGCTTGCTTCTGCTGAACTGGGCATAACCATAACAGCGTTTGCTGTTCAAGCTATATATGAGAGGGCACAAGAGGTATTAAAAGAGAAGAGCCGACGTGTGCTTAGTGATGAGCATGCCAAACAATTTTTGCAGATACTTAGTGAGAATACTGTGCCAAATCAGACACTAATTGAAGCTGCCAATAATTACAAGAAAGTCATGAGCGGGGAGAAAGTAATTGAAGTTTAA